A section of the Rhizobium sp. BG4 genome encodes:
- a CDS encoding valine--tRNA ligase translates to MLDKTYDSAAVEPKIAAKWDEADAFRAGANKKPGAETFTIVIPPPNVTGSLHMGHALNNTLQDVMIRFERMRGKDVLWQPGMDHAGIATQMVVERKLMEQQLPGRREMGRDAFIDKVWEWKAESGGLIFNQLKRLGASCDWSRERFTMDEGLSAAVLEVFVTLYKEGLIYKDKRLVNWDPKLLTAISDMEVEQIEVKGNLWHLRYPLEEGVTYQHPVAFDEEGKPTEFETRDYLVVATTRPETMLGDTGVAVNPDDDRYKSIVGKHVILPIVGRKIPIVADSYADPTAGTGAVKLTPAHDFNDFDVAKRTGLRAINVLNVDASVNIKDNEDFLEGLDHPAALHGAWDRLEGQDRFTARKIIVEIFEEAGLLDKIEPHTHMVPHGDRGGVPIEPRLTEQWWVDNKTLAKPAIASVREGRTKFVPKNWENTYFQWMENIQPWCISRQLWWGHQIPAWYGPDGQVFVEKTEEEALEAAIQHYLAHEGPWKAWVQDKIENFQPGEILTRDEDVLDTWFSSALWPFSTLGWPEKTPELARYYPTNVLVTGFDIIPFWVVRMMQMGLHFMKDADGNPVEPFHTVYIHALVRDKNGQKMSKSKGNVIDPLELIDEYGADALRFTLAIMAAQGRDVKLDPARIAGYRNFGTKLWNATRFAEMNGAKSDPNFAPEGVKLTINRWILTELARAERDVTEAIEAYRFNDAAGALYRFVWNQVCDWYLELLKPVFSGEDEAAKKEAQACSAYILEEIYKLLHPFMPFMTEELWAHTAGEGAERDTLVCHADWPAPSFSDDAAADEINWLIDLVSGIRSVRAEMNVPPSATAPLVFVSANAETKERLSRHDAAIKRLARVESVSLADAAPKGAAQIVIGEATACLPLGSLIDLSAEKARLEKAIAKTEGEMSRVKGKLSNEKFVANANPEVVEAERERLAEFESQMASLKVALARVIEA, encoded by the coding sequence ATGCTCGACAAGACCTATGATTCCGCCGCAGTCGAACCGAAAATCGCTGCGAAATGGGACGAAGCCGATGCCTTCCGTGCCGGTGCCAACAAGAAGCCTGGTGCCGAAACGTTCACGATCGTGATCCCGCCGCCGAACGTGACGGGATCCCTGCACATGGGCCACGCGCTCAACAACACGCTGCAGGACGTCATGATCCGGTTCGAGCGCATGCGCGGCAAGGACGTGCTCTGGCAGCCAGGCATGGACCATGCCGGTATCGCCACGCAGATGGTTGTCGAGCGCAAGCTGATGGAACAGCAGCTTCCCGGCCGCCGCGAAATGGGCCGCGACGCCTTCATCGACAAGGTCTGGGAATGGAAGGCTGAATCGGGCGGCCTGATCTTCAACCAGCTGAAGCGCCTTGGCGCTTCCTGCGACTGGTCGCGCGAGCGCTTTACGATGGACGAGGGCCTTTCGGCAGCCGTTCTTGAAGTCTTCGTAACGCTTTACAAGGAAGGCCTGATCTACAAGGACAAGCGTCTGGTCAACTGGGATCCGAAGCTTCTGACGGCGATTTCCGACATGGAAGTCGAGCAGATCGAAGTGAAGGGCAATCTCTGGCACCTGCGCTATCCGCTGGAAGAGGGCGTCACCTACCAGCATCCGGTTGCTTTCGATGAAGAGGGCAAGCCGACCGAATTCGAAACGCGCGACTATCTCGTCGTAGCCACGACCCGCCCGGAAACCATGCTCGGCGACACCGGCGTTGCCGTCAATCCTGACGATGACCGCTACAAGTCGATCGTCGGCAAGCATGTCATCCTGCCGATCGTCGGCCGCAAGATCCCGATCGTTGCTGACAGCTACGCCGATCCGACGGCGGGCACCGGTGCGGTCAAGCTGACGCCGGCGCATGACTTCAACGACTTCGACGTCGCCAAGCGCACCGGCCTGCGTGCCATCAACGTCCTGAACGTCGATGCCTCCGTTAATATCAAGGACAACGAGGATTTCCTCGAAGGCCTTGATCATCCGGCGGCACTTCATGGCGCATGGGACCGTCTCGAAGGCCAGGACCGTTTCACTGCCCGCAAGATCATCGTCGAAATCTTCGAGGAAGCCGGCCTGCTCGACAAGATCGAGCCGCATACGCACATGGTGCCCCATGGCGACCGTGGCGGCGTGCCGATCGAGCCGCGCCTGACGGAACAGTGGTGGGTCGACAACAAGACGCTCGCCAAGCCGGCGATCGCCTCGGTTCGCGAGGGCCGCACCAAGTTCGTCCCGAAGAACTGGGAAAACACCTATTTCCAGTGGATGGAAAACATTCAGCCCTGGTGCATTTCCCGCCAGCTCTGGTGGGGTCACCAGATTCCGGCCTGGTATGGCCCGGATGGTCAGGTCTTCGTCGAGAAGACCGAGGAAGAGGCGCTCGAGGCCGCGATCCAGCATTACCTCGCCCATGAAGGCCCGTGGAAGGCCTGGGTGCAGGACAAGATCGAGAACTTCCAGCCGGGTGAAATCCTGACGCGCGACGAAGACGTGCTCGACACCTGGTTCTCGTCGGCGCTCTGGCCGTTCTCGACGCTCGGCTGGCCCGAGAAGACCCCGGAGCTCGCCCGCTACTACCCGACCAACGTTCTGGTCACCGGCTTCGACATCATTCCCTTCTGGGTCGTCCGCATGATGCAGATGGGTCTGCATTTCATGAAGGACGCCGACGGCAATCCGGTCGAGCCGTTCCACACGGTCTATATCCACGCTCTGGTTCGCGACAAGAACGGCCAGAAGATGTCGAAGTCGAAGGGCAACGTCATCGATCCGCTGGAACTGATCGACGAATACGGCGCCGACGCGCTGCGCTTCACGCTCGCCATCATGGCGGCGCAGGGACGCGACGTGAAGCTCGATCCCGCGCGCATCGCCGGCTATCGCAACTTTGGCACCAAGCTCTGGAACGCCACGCGCTTTGCCGAGATGAACGGCGCCAAGAGCGATCCGAATTTTGCGCCTGAAGGCGTCAAGCTGACGATCAACCGCTGGATTCTGACGGAACTTGCCCGTGCGGAACGTGACGTAACGGAAGCCATCGAAGCCTACCGCTTCAATGATGCTGCGGGCGCGCTATACCGCTTCGTCTGGAACCAGGTCTGCGACTGGTATCTCGAACTGCTGAAGCCGGTATTCAGCGGCGAAGACGAGGCCGCCAAGAAGGAAGCACAGGCCTGCAGCGCCTATATTCTCGAAGAGATTTACAAGCTGCTGCATCCGTTCATGCCCTTCATGACTGAAGAGCTCTGGGCCCATACGGCCGGCGAAGGCGCGGAGCGCGATACGCTCGTCTGCCATGCCGACTGGCCCGCGCCGTCCTTCTCGGATGATGCTGCAGCCGATGAGATCAACTGGCTGATCGACCTCGTTTCGGGAATCCGCTCGGTCCGAGCAGAGATGAACGTTCCGCCGTCGGCAACTGCACCGCTGGTCTTCGTCAGCGCCAATGCCGAGACCAAGGAACGCCTGTCGCGTCACGACGCGGCGATCAAGCGCCTGGCGCGTGTCGAAAGTGTCTCGCTCGCCGACGCCGCCCCGAAGGGCGCAGCCCAGATCGTCATCGGCGAGGCAACGGCCTGCCTGCCGCTCGGCTCGCTGATCGATCTCTCCGCGGAAAAGGCCCGCCTCGAAAAGGCGATTGCCAAGACCGAGGGCGAGATGTCCCGCGTCAAGGGCAAGCTCTCCAACGAGAAGTTCGTCGCCAACGCCAATCCTGAAGTGGTGGAGGCCGAGCGCGAGCGTCTCGCGGAATTCGAGAGCCAGATGGCCAGCCTGAAAGTAGCGCTTGCAAGGGTGATCGAGGCCTGA
- a CDS encoding DUF2497 domain-containing protein, whose product MAQPSVAREPSMEEILASIRQIIESNEPGAGKAISPSLPPVYGDDAEDEGHDSNIHLTVDDTYANVEFPEPVLTQDPRFVAANSAGTREAEQPARAMSLADVAARVRAASERLPAQPPRELPPVFRQPEPVAAPVAEEIRRPVEPVAAAPVVAPLPAPKPAPVVAEVQPAEPEPLPQAVESEIEPVAEPQASMAPEAPVAPAPVAQAPVPSFLPQVLEEAQALISQDASLQVARSFEELALAIDGAERRSLDEIAEDMLRPMLREWLDDNLPTLVERLVREEIERVARGPRR is encoded by the coding sequence ATGGCTCAGCCAAGCGTAGCGCGTGAACCGTCCATGGAAGAGATCCTGGCGTCGATCCGCCAGATCATCGAGAGCAATGAGCCGGGCGCCGGCAAGGCCATTTCCCCGTCTCTGCCTCCGGTTTACGGTGACGATGCCGAGGATGAAGGTCACGATTCCAACATCCACCTGACGGTCGATGACACCTACGCCAATGTCGAATTCCCCGAGCCGGTGCTGACGCAGGATCCCCGCTTTGTTGCCGCCAATTCGGCTGGCACCCGCGAGGCCGAGCAGCCGGCGCGCGCCATGTCGCTCGCCGATGTCGCCGCCCGCGTCCGCGCCGCTTCCGAGCGCCTGCCGGCCCAGCCGCCGCGCGAATTGCCGCCGGTCTTCCGTCAACCGGAACCCGTTGCCGCACCTGTTGCCGAGGAAATCCGCCGTCCGGTCGAGCCGGTCGCCGCTGCACCGGTTGTTGCGCCGCTGCCGGCGCCGAAGCCTGCTCCGGTTGTTGCCGAAGTTCAGCCTGCCGAGCCCGAGCCGCTGCCGCAGGCCGTGGAATCCGAGATCGAGCCGGTTGCCGAGCCGCAGGCGTCGATGGCGCCTGAAGCCCCGGTTGCTCCGGCACCCGTTGCGCAAGCACCGGTTCCCTCCTTCCTGCCGCAGGTTCTCGAAGAAGCCCAGGCGCTGATCTCGCAGGATGCCAGCCTCCAGGTTGCGCGCTCCTTCGAAGAGCTGGCGTTGGCGATCGACGGCGCCGAGCGCCGCTCTCTCGACGAGATCGCCGAGGACATGCTGCGCCCGATGCTGCGCGAATGGCTCGACGACAATCTGCCGACGCTGGTCGAGCGCCTCGTGCGCGAGGAAATCGAGCGCGTGGCGCGCGGTCCGCGCCGCTAA
- a CDS encoding protein-L-isoaspartate O-methyltransferase: MDFEAARVKMVDNQIRTTDVTSHSVLSAFLTVPREAFVPEKAKVLAYIDNDVEICPGRFLMEASPLAKLLQLAAITKEDTVLEVGCGTGYTSALLSLTAGSVVALESDASLAEQAKANLSGYANVSVVAGDLAKGHTAGAPYDLIFVNGSVEEVPASLLGQLAEGGRLVTVEGYGNAARAKVFVSERGAVSENVFFNASVKPLPGFAKLREFVF, translated from the coding sequence ATGGATTTCGAAGCAGCACGCGTAAAGATGGTCGACAACCAGATCCGTACGACGGACGTGACGTCCCATTCCGTGTTGAGCGCGTTCCTCACGGTTCCGCGCGAGGCGTTCGTTCCCGAGAAGGCCAAGGTTCTGGCCTATATCGATAACGATGTCGAAATCTGTCCCGGCCGCTTCCTGATGGAAGCTTCGCCGCTCGCCAAGCTGCTGCAGCTTGCCGCGATCACCAAGGAAGACACGGTTCTCGAAGTCGGCTGCGGCACGGGTTATACCTCGGCGCTGCTGTCGCTGACCGCAGGCTCCGTCGTCGCGCTCGAATCCGACGCATCGCTTGCCGAGCAGGCCAAGGCCAATCTCTCCGGCTATGCGAATGTGTCGGTCGTTGCAGGCGATCTCGCCAAGGGCCACACGGCTGGCGCCCCCTACGATCTGATCTTCGTCAACGGTTCCGTCGAGGAAGTTCCGGCTTCGCTTCTCGGCCAGCTCGCCGAAGGCGGCCGTCTCGTCACCGTCGAAGGCTACGGCAATGCGGCCCGCGCCAAGGTCTTCGTTTCGGAGCGCGGCGCGGTTTCCGAAAACGTCTTCTTCAACGCTTCGGTTAAGCCGCTTCCAGGCTTTGCCAAGCTTCGCGAATTCGTATTCTGA
- a CDS encoding DUF47 domain-containing protein: MLSWFRKLLPREDRFFDLFAQHSRTVVGAAEALNELLAGNDPERHCERIVALENEADDITRDVLLAVRRSFITPFDRGDIKDLIQSLDDAIDMMHKTVKTIRLFEQKSFDPGMQEMGKEIVKAAHLIAEAVPLLDRMGANAPRLTAIAEEVTRVEGRSDELYDLGLKDLFRRHGASNPMAYIIGSEIYAELEKVVDRFEDVANEISGIVIENV; encoded by the coding sequence ATGTTAAGCTGGTTTCGCAAACTTCTTCCGCGCGAAGACCGATTCTTCGATCTCTTCGCTCAGCATTCCCGCACCGTCGTCGGCGCCGCAGAAGCGCTGAACGAACTTCTGGCCGGGAACGATCCCGAGCGCCATTGCGAGCGCATTGTCGCGCTCGAAAACGAGGCCGACGATATTACCCGCGACGTTCTGCTCGCGGTCCGCCGCAGCTTCATCACGCCCTTCGACCGCGGCGACATCAAGGATCTGATCCAGTCGCTCGACGATGCGATCGACATGATGCACAAGACGGTCAAGACCATCCGGCTGTTCGAGCAGAAGAGCTTCGATCCGGGCATGCAGGAAATGGGCAAGGAAATCGTCAAGGCAGCGCATCTGATTGCCGAGGCCGTTCCGTTGCTCGACCGCATGGGCGCCAACGCGCCGCGGCTGACGGCGATCGCCGAAGAGGTGACGCGCGTCGAGGGCCGGTCCGACGAGCTCTACGATCTCGGCCTCAAGGATCTCTTTCGCCGCCACGGCGCATCGAACCCGATGGCCTATATCATCGGCAGCGAGATCTATGCCGAGCTCGAGAAGGTCGTCGACCGTTTCGAGGACGTCGCCAATGAAATCAGCGGCATCGTGATCGAGAACGTCTGA
- a CDS encoding inorganic phosphate transporter: MDATLAFPLLAGLIAVALFFDFLNGLHDAANSIATIVSTRVLRPQYAVLWAAFFNFIAFLFFGLHVAETLGTGIINPEIVSPMVIFAALMGAIIWNIVTWVFGIPSSSSHALVGGLVGAGLAKVGFSSIVWGGLLKTAGAIVLSPMIGFLLALFLVLAVSWIFVRQTPFAVDSTFRILQFVSASLYSLGHGGNDAQKTMGIIAVLLYSQGYLGGSFHVPLWVVLSCQAAMALGTLFGGWRIVHTMGSKITKLNPMQGFCAETGGALTLFGATWLGIPVSTTHTITGAIIGVGAAKRVSAVRWGLAGNIVVAWVVTLPAAALISALFYWAASLFA, from the coding sequence ATGGATGCCACCCTCGCCTTTCCGCTGCTTGCCGGGCTGATCGCCGTCGCGCTGTTCTTCGACTTCCTGAACGGACTGCATGACGCGGCGAACTCGATCGCCACGATCGTCTCGACACGCGTTCTCAGGCCGCAATATGCGGTGTTGTGGGCGGCGTTCTTCAACTTCATCGCCTTCCTGTTCTTCGGCCTGCATGTCGCCGAGACCCTCGGCACCGGCATCATCAATCCTGAGATCGTCAGTCCGATGGTGATCTTTGCGGCACTGATGGGCGCGATCATCTGGAATATCGTCACCTGGGTCTTCGGTATACCGTCGAGCTCCTCGCATGCGCTGGTCGGCGGCCTCGTCGGCGCGGGGCTTGCCAAGGTCGGTTTCAGCTCGATCGTCTGGGGCGGCCTGTTGAAGACGGCCGGCGCCATCGTGCTGTCGCCGATGATCGGCTTCCTGCTGGCACTGTTCCTGGTGCTCGCGGTCTCCTGGATCTTCGTGCGCCAGACGCCCTTTGCCGTCGACAGCACCTTCCGCATCCTGCAATTTGTCTCGGCCTCGCTCTATTCGCTCGGCCACGGCGGCAATGATGCGCAGAAGACGATGGGGATCATCGCCGTGCTGCTCTATTCGCAGGGCTATCTCGGCGGCAGCTTCCATGTGCCGCTATGGGTGGTGCTGTCCTGTCAGGCGGCGATGGCGCTGGGCACGCTCTTCGGCGGCTGGCGAATCGTCCACACGATGGGCTCGAAGATCACCAAGCTCAATCCGATGCAGGGCTTCTGCGCCGAGACCGGCGGCGCGTTGACGCTGTTCGGCGCCACCTGGCTCGGCATTCCAGTCTCGACGACGCACACGATCACCGGCGCGATCATCGGTGTCGGCGCTGCCAAGCGCGTCTCGGCCGTCCGCTGGGGGCTTGCCGGCAATATCGTGGTTGCCTGGGTCGTCACCCTGCCCGCGGCAGCGCTGATCTCGGCGCTGTTCTATTGGGCCGCCAGCCTCTTCGCCTGA
- a CDS encoding deoxyribodipyrimidine photo-lyase: MAKAAEKPVILWFRKDLRLDDNHALHEACASGRPIIPLYIREPETSGNGPLGAAQAWWLHHSLEALETSLHKHHGKLVLMTGNALEVLQALVKSTGAETVLWNRRYDPPGIAVDMRIKHELERQAVEARSFAGQLLHEPSKLKTGGGTPYRVYTPFWRALEGSGEPPHPLDAPKKFSFPSHWPHSEPLASWKLLPVKPDWASEFSDIWTPGEDAALEKLQDFVDERLNGYKKDRDFPSVAATSMLSPHLALGEISPARIWEATRGLSKRVPSDDLVHFRKELAWREFCYHLLFHFPKLPYANWNDRFDGFEWHNDKGHFKAWKRGLTGYPIVDAGMRQLWRHGIMHNRVRMITGSFLIKDLMIDWRRGEKWFRDTLVDADPASNAANWQWVAGSGADASPFFRIFNPILQGEKFDPDGDYVREFVPELAKLDNKYIHRPFEAPAAALEKAGIVLGETYPKPIVDHAKARDRALKAYNAIKDAA; the protein is encoded by the coding sequence TTGGCGAAGGCAGCGGAAAAACCGGTTATTCTCTGGTTTCGCAAGGATTTGCGTCTCGACGACAATCACGCGCTGCACGAAGCCTGCGCCTCTGGCCGCCCGATTATTCCCCTTTATATCCGCGAGCCGGAAACGTCGGGCAACGGGCCGTTGGGTGCTGCCCAGGCATGGTGGCTGCACCATTCGCTGGAGGCGTTGGAGACCTCGCTGCACAAGCACCACGGCAAGTTGGTGCTGATGACTGGCAATGCGCTGGAGGTGCTGCAGGCGCTGGTCAAATCCACCGGCGCGGAGACCGTGCTCTGGAACCGGCGCTACGATCCGCCGGGCATTGCCGTCGATATGAGGATCAAGCACGAGCTGGAGCGTCAGGCGGTCGAGGCGCGCAGCTTTGCCGGGCAGCTGCTGCATGAGCCTTCGAAGCTGAAGACCGGCGGCGGTACGCCCTATCGCGTCTACACGCCGTTCTGGCGGGCGCTCGAAGGCTCGGGCGAGCCGCCGCATCCGCTCGATGCACCGAAGAAATTCTCCTTCCCTAGCCATTGGCCGCATTCGGAGCCCCTCGCCTCCTGGAAGCTGCTGCCGGTCAAGCCCGACTGGGCATCGGAATTCAGCGATATCTGGACGCCGGGCGAAGATGCGGCGCTGGAGAAACTGCAGGATTTCGTGGACGAGCGGCTGAACGGCTACAAGAAGGATCGCGATTTCCCGTCGGTTGCCGCGACCTCGATGCTCTCGCCGCATCTGGCACTCGGCGAAATCTCGCCGGCACGGATATGGGAGGCGACGCGCGGTCTCTCCAAGCGGGTGCCGTCAGACGATCTCGTGCATTTCCGCAAGGAGCTTGCCTGGCGCGAGTTCTGCTACCACCTGCTCTTCCATTTCCCGAAGCTTCCCTATGCCAACTGGAACGACCGCTTCGACGGCTTCGAATGGCATAATGACAAGGGACATTTCAAAGCCTGGAAGCGTGGCCTCACCGGCTACCCGATCGTCGATGCAGGCATGCGCCAGCTCTGGCGCCACGGGATCATGCACAATCGCGTCAGGATGATCACCGGCTCGTTCCTGATCAAGGACCTGATGATCGACTGGCGGCGCGGCGAGAAATGGTTCCGCGACACGCTCGTCGATGCCGATCCGGCAAGCAACGCCGCCAACTGGCAATGGGTGGCGGGATCGGGCGCCGATGCCTCGCCGTTCTTCCGAATCTTCAACCCGATCCTCCAGGGAGAGAAGTTCGACCCCGACGGAGATTATGTGCGGGAGTTCGTCCCGGAGCTCGCAAAGCTCGACAACAAATATATCCACCGCCCCTTCGAGGCGCCGGCGGCCGCGCTTGAAAAGGCCGGCATCGTGCTCGGCGAGACCTACCCGAAACCGATCGTCGATCACGCCAAGGCCCGCGACCGGGCGCTGAAGGCCTACAACGCCATAAAGGACGCTGCATGA
- a CDS encoding FAD-dependent oxidoreductase has translation MNAHFHLARPPESRLKIAVIGSGISGASAAWALNPVHDVTLFEKSSLPGGHTATVDIDYDGQRVPVDTGFIVYNEHCYPNLTALFAELDVATHASDMSFSLSLDQGRLEWSGCGLSSLFAQKRNLLRPSFLLMIREILRFNRTCLEDRAAGHLASRSIGDYLDWRGFSPGFTNNYLVPMAAAIWSTPSQRMLQFPAEHFVNFFDNHRLIYSKQHQWRTVTGGSRNYLEKLLAPLGSRLKLSCGVRGVMRHANGATVIDESGNEQHFDKVIFASHSDQTARMLVDASDREKRLLAAVPYQPNRVVLHRDTALMPKRQKVWASWNYLRSSQEDGRAGVAVSYWMNRLQGIDQKLPLFVTLNPDREPDPSKVFAEFSYEHPQFSADGMKAQQEIAAIQGKNNCYFAGAWTGYGFHEDGLVSGLAAAEALGGVIPWRTTGASSRAPLLEAVA, from the coding sequence ATGAACGCGCATTTTCATCTCGCCCGGCCGCCCGAAAGCCGCTTGAAGATCGCCGTCATCGGCTCGGGAATATCGGGTGCATCGGCTGCCTGGGCGCTGAACCCGGTGCACGACGTCACGCTGTTCGAAAAGAGCAGCCTGCCCGGCGGGCACACGGCGACGGTCGATATCGACTATGACGGACAGCGTGTCCCGGTCGACACGGGCTTCATTGTCTACAACGAACATTGCTATCCGAACCTGACGGCGCTGTTTGCCGAACTCGATGTCGCGACCCACGCCAGCGACATGAGCTTCTCACTGTCGCTTGATCAGGGGCGGCTGGAATGGAGCGGCTGCGGCCTGTCCTCGCTATTTGCCCAGAAGCGCAACCTGCTGCGTCCCTCCTTCCTGCTGATGATCCGCGAGATCCTGCGCTTCAACCGGACCTGCCTCGAAGACCGGGCCGCAGGTCATCTGGCGTCGCGCTCGATCGGCGACTATCTTGACTGGCGCGGTTTCTCGCCGGGATTCACCAACAATTATCTGGTGCCGATGGCGGCAGCGATCTGGTCGACGCCGTCGCAGCGGATGCTGCAATTCCCGGCCGAGCATTTCGTCAATTTCTTCGACAATCACCGGCTGATCTACAGCAAGCAGCATCAGTGGCGCACGGTGACCGGCGGCAGCCGCAACTATCTCGAAAAGCTGCTGGCGCCGCTCGGCAGCCGCCTGAAGCTATCCTGCGGCGTGCGCGGGGTGATGCGGCATGCCAATGGCGCGACCGTCATCGACGAGAGCGGCAACGAGCAGCATTTCGACAAGGTGATCTTCGCCTCGCATAGCGACCAGACGGCGCGGATGCTCGTCGATGCCAGCGACCGGGAAAAGCGGCTGCTCGCCGCGGTTCCCTACCAGCCGAACCGGGTCGTGCTGCATCGCGACACGGCATTGATGCCGAAGCGGCAGAAGGTCTGGGCCTCCTGGAACTACCTGCGCTCCAGCCAGGAGGATGGCCGGGCCGGCGTTGCCGTCAGCTACTGGATGAACCGGCTGCAGGGCATCGACCAAAAGCTGCCGCTGTTCGTGACGCTCAACCCGGATCGCGAGCCCGATCCTTCCAAGGTCTTTGCCGAGTTCAGCTACGAGCATCCGCAATTTTCCGCCGATGGCATGAAGGCGCAGCAGGAGATCGCGGCAATCCAGGGCAAGAACAATTGCTATTTCGCGGGCGCCTGGACCGGCTACGGGTTCCATGAGGATGGGCTAGTATCCGGTCTGGCGGCGGCAGAGGCTCTGGGCGGGGTCATTCCCTGGCGAACTACCGGAGCCTCCTCCCGCGCCCCTCTCCTGGAGGCCGTTGCGTGA
- a CDS encoding DUF1365 domain-containing protein → MRPQSSGASMERNGPPPDAPAVLYCGHVMHQRMKPFGHRFRYSVYSLMVDLDRLDEADGLSPLFSVNGRNLISFQEADHTGDAAVALRAYADGLLVDAGLAKRAARILLVCYPRILGHVFNPLSVYYAYDGADDLIALIYEVRNTFGERHTYVCLVEPGELTDSGLRQSCGKLFHVSPFIGMDMDYHFRMLPPGNEIRWRILETDAEGPLLAATFSGAQMPLTSWALARLTARIPFLTFKIVAGIHWEALKLWIKGAKYISRPAPPPPVSVRRPRHIAEAAE, encoded by the coding sequence ATGCGGCCGCAGAGTTCTGGTGCCAGCATGGAGCGGAACGGTCCGCCACCCGACGCGCCTGCCGTGCTCTATTGCGGCCATGTCATGCACCAGCGGATGAAGCCGTTCGGCCACCGGTTCCGCTACAGCGTCTACTCGCTGATGGTAGATCTCGATCGTCTCGATGAGGCTGACGGTCTCTCGCCGCTGTTCTCGGTCAATGGCCGCAACCTGATCTCCTTTCAGGAGGCCGATCACACCGGCGATGCTGCTGTCGCGTTGCGTGCCTACGCCGACGGGCTTCTCGTGGATGCCGGGCTTGCGAAACGCGCGGCGCGCATCCTGCTCGTCTGCTATCCGCGCATCCTCGGCCACGTCTTCAACCCGCTCTCCGTCTATTACGCCTATGACGGAGCCGATGATCTGATCGCTCTCATCTACGAAGTGCGCAATACCTTCGGCGAGCGGCACACCTATGTCTGCCTGGTGGAACCAGGCGAACTGACGGACAGCGGCCTGCGCCAGAGCTGCGGCAAGCTTTTCCATGTCTCGCCCTTCATCGGCATGGACATGGACTATCACTTCCGCATGCTGCCGCCCGGCAACGAGATCCGCTGGCGTATTCTGGAGACCGATGCGGAAGGGCCGCTTCTCGCTGCCACCTTCTCGGGAGCGCAGATGCCGCTCACCAGCTGGGCGCTGGCGCGGCTGACGGCGCGCATCCCGTTCCTGACCTTCAAGATCGTCGCCGGCATCCACTGGGAGGCGCTGAAACTCTGGATCAAGGGTGCCAAATACATCTCCCGCCCGGCTCCCCCGCCACCGGTGAGTGTGCGCCGTCCGCGGCATATTGCAGAAGCTGCTGAATGA